The window TCGCGCGCCACGACAACGCGTCGACGAGCGAGCCGCCCGCCACCGGCCCCACCGCCGACGTGATCGCACCGACGCCCGCCCAGGTGCCGATGGCCCGTCCGCGCGCTTCGCCCTCGAATACGGCGCCGATGATCGCGAGACTGCTGGGTACCAAGAGCGCCGCGCCAATGCCCTGCACCGCGCGCGCGGCGATCAGCGAACCCGCGTTCGGCGCGAGCCCGCAAGCGGCGGACGCCAGCGTGAAGAGCCCAATGCCCGCGATGAACACCGTGCGGCGGCCGAGCTTATCGCCCATCGATCCGCCCACCAGCACAAGGGACCCGAGAAAGAGCAGGTAGGCGTTGACGATCCATTGCATCGCCGCGACGCTCGCGCCGAGCTCGCTCTGGATGGCGGGCAGCGCGACATTGACGACGGAGCCGTCGATGAACGCCATGCTCGAGCCGAGGATCGTCGCGGCGAGCGCAAGACGCTTGCGCCGGCACGGACGGTCGACCGCGGTGGGCTGAGTGCGGATGACGAGCTCGTCGCACGGGCTCGCTTGCGCAGCGACGACGTGCGCGTTTTTTTGGTCGCTATCGAGAAGATCTGGGTTGGCCAAGATTGCTCCCGTGCCGGTCGATGGCGACTAGCATAGCAACCGAAGAGCAGGACCGCTCAGGCGGCCGCTCCTGGCGGCTTGTTATGGCGCGCAAGGAATCGATCCAGTTGTCCAGCAAACGCCTTGCTATCGTGTGGCGTGTACGGTGCCGGGCCGCCCGTCGCGACACCCGAGCTGCGGAGCTGATCCATCACGTCGCGCATCGTGAGGCGCTCCTGGATATTCTCGCGGGTAAACCAGCTTCCGCGCGGGTCGAGCACGTAACCACCCTTGTCGAGGGCAGCGGCGGCGAGCGGTATGTCCGCCGTAATCACGAGGTCGCCTTTCGTGACCAGCTCAACGATGCGGTTGTCGGCGGCGTCGAAGCCCGCCGGCACTTGCAGTGCCTTGATAAAGGGGGAAGGCGGCGTGCGCAAATACTGATTAGCGACCAGCGTGACGCACACTTTGGCACGCCGCGCGGCGCGATAAAGCATGTCCTTGACGACAACCGGGCAGGCATCTGCGTCGACCAGCACTTGCATCGCGGGACTTCCAGAAGAATGTTGGGACCGTCATCTTACCGCCCGCACGCCGGTTATCCGATTTATCGCCGACGGGGTCTTGCGGGCATAAGCCGGCCCTCTAAGGGCGGGCGGACCGGATGCAGTTGCGTCGCCGATGGGCGCGAACGGCATCCGGTAGCCGGCGTCAATCAAGGCGTGCCGGGTGGCTGGCCCTGGTCCCTGGCCACCTGCGCTTCTTGAGCGATCTGTCCGCGAAGCGTCTCGAAGCGCTTCAGCACATTGGCTCCAAAAAGCGGATCGGGGCTAGCCGGTACGGTCGCATCCACTGCCGCCCAGTCCTGTTCTGTCAGCACCTGCGCAGCGCGAGGCATCACGTCTCGCTCTTCAGTGGAAATGTGATGACGGTAGTACACAAGATACGTGGCCACTGCTGCCTCCAGAGCCACGCGCGGGATGACCTCATCTCCCGCAGCTTGATTAAGGCGATTCAGGAGTTCCTCGCCGGCCGCAGCAATCACGCGATGCTCCTGAAGAAGGCGGTTCACTACCAATAGGGTCCCGGGATCCCGTTCGGCGAGCCGTTCGTACGCAACATCCTCCCGCGGATGATGAACACGATCGGAATAATTCCGCATGTAGTAGAGGATATTGCCCATAAGAGCGTAATCCGGGTCCTCGCCCCGGTGGAACGCAGTGAGTTGTTCTTCCAGAGTGTCGAGCAGCGCTGCGAAATGAATGTGCTCGGTGTGCCATACAGCGAGTGGGTCGGCCATGGCGCGCTCCGTGGAAATGGGCCAAGTACACGATAGACCGTCTGAAACAAAGCGCGGATGCATTCCTTGGGGCGTCATGTTCCGCAACGCCCAGCGCGATCAGTGCAATTGAAATGCTACTGAGTCCAACCCGAGAAAGACTGACATAGGTCAATTCATTGCGGTATCAGTGCGCGAAGATCGAACCGGAACAGATGGCAGGTGAGACTTGCGTCCCACGGCTGGGCCTTCGAATGATTCGGCGGCTGACCGGGCCGCGTGTTGAGCCGCCGTCTGAACGTCCATGCGACTCGACGCACGGATGTGCGTCGAGCGATTCAAGCGCGGTGCTGCCGCCCACACCGCAACTTTCAATTTCAACCGTGCAACCGGCGAGCCACGTCCACCACGCGAGCCCCATAGAGCTTCGCGGTTTCCAAATCGCCCGCCGCCATCTCCTCGACCGACGCGTCCGCAGGCGATTGCACGAGCAGCCCGACCGAACCGCCGAGGTTGTTGACGTCATGGCGCGTGGCGGCCTTCGTGTTCGCCGGCGGCAGCCCCAAGCTCACCCACACGCCGCCGTGTTGCGACGCGAGCGTCTGCAGGTAGATCAGCGTCACTTGCTTGTCGCCATTGAAACTCGCGCTGTTGGTGAAGCCGCCGAACACCTTGTCCTGCCATTCGCGCGTGAACCACTTCTTCGACGTCGCGTCGGCGAACTTCTTGAACTGCCACGGCACCGAGCCCATGTAGGTCGGCGCGCCGAGGATGATGGCATCGGCGTTCGATAGCGAAGCCCAGCCGTGATCATCGACGTTGCCGTCCGAATCCACCACGATCAAGTCGGCGCCGGCGCCTTCGGCCACTGCCTCGGCAACGCGCTTGGTGTGTCCGTATCCCGAGAAATACACAACGATGGCTTTCGCCATAAAACCTCCTGTTCGAAGAATGAAATGAGTATCGAAGGAATGCGCAAGGATGATGTACGACGCATGGTGCCGGCTTCGGATATCTGGCACGAAGCCTATGCACTGACATTAATGTTACTACATCAGTTACATTTTAGCATGCGAGCACTGTCGGCGATGACGTGCAATCAAATTAACCGCACACGCGGAAACGTTGCAATCAGAGGCGAACGAGTTCGATAGGCCCGAACCACGTCACGGCGAAGTACCCCGAGCGAGTCGAGAACTTACCGTCGGTCCAGCCTTCCGGCACCTTGAAAATGGCGGCGACGCCCGACTTCAGACCGGTCACGTCGCAATGCACCGGATGGCGGACGATTTGTTCGAGATCGTCCTTCGACGCCAACATCACATAGTCGGTCGTGCGAATCCAGCGTCCGTCGGCGGTCGTGAAAAGCACGTAGTGCCCTTTGGACTTCTCGATCTTGAGCAACGGAACGGTCTGCCCGTGGACTGACTCGCCCCACGTTCCGACGAGACTGTCCGGATCGTTGCGTGAGCACGCGGCAAGCGCGACGGCCAAGGCAAGGATAAAAAGCGGTCGTTTCATTGCAGCGTGCGGGAGAACTGGCTGTATATCGCGAGGATGCGGGTTGACGTGACTACCCATGCAGGTAAACGGCCTGCACGAGCGTTTCTTGAGGCGGGGAGGAGACCCGCTTTCGCGGGCTAGACGCGCAGTAGTGTCTGCGGATCGGGTTCGCCGTCGAAGTACTTGCGCAGCGCTTCGACGAATACGGCGTTGTCCTCGGTCGCGCGAGCAAAGAGCGTGATCGACGAGCGAAACTTGAGGTAGTCCGGGTAGCCGAAGATCTCCTTGATCGAACGGCCTTCGACGAGATTCACGAGCCTGGTCGATTCCCGCAGGCGCTCGCCAAGCACGGGGTGGCGCAAATAAGCCTGAGCCTCGGCCAGCGACGAGATCGCATACCGCTGCGCCATCGCGCTCTCTCCGAGCCCCTCGATCTGCGGAAACACGAACCACATCCAGTGGCTTCGCTTGTGGCCGGCGCGCAATTCCTCCGTCACCAGCGCGTAGACCCGATCCTGGGCATCGACAAAGCGCTGAAGGTCATAGGCATCATCCATCTCGCCCTCCATATCGGCTGGCGCGGCTTGCCGCTCGCGATGATTCATTCTCGCGCCCGCCCGCGGCGCACGCAATTGCAGCGCAAGAATCGGCGTGCCGCCCTCACGCGCGCGAGAGGCGCAGAGAGTCAGCGCGCTTTAGCCTTGGTTGACGTCGGTCGACAGCTTAGTTGCCAGCATTCGCGGCAAGGCGGGCGGCCTGGGGCCGCCGCCACAGCCGCACGGCCAGCCCGGCGCCCGACGTCACCACCGCCAGCGCCGTGACCGCCATCCAGCCCCATTGCGCGAGCAGCATGCTGCCGAGCGCGGCGCCCGCCGACATGCCGATGAACATGCCGACGAACAGCACGGCGTTCAACCGGCTGCGCGAATGCGGATCGATGCCGTAGATGATGGTCTGGTGCGCGACCAGCGTGACCTGAAAGCCGAGATCGAAGCCGACCGCGCAAATCGCCAGCAGGACCAGCTGCGCGCGCGGCGGCATCAGCGGCGCGAGCGCCATCGCCGCGAACGACACGATGGCGAGGCTCGCGCCGAGCCGCGTGACGAGTTCCGGTCCGCGGCGATCGGCGAGGCGCCCCGCGAGCGGCGCGGCCAGCGCGCCGGCCGCGCCCGCGAGGCCGAATGCGCCCGCCGCTGCGCTGCCGAGGTGGAACGGCGCGCCATGCAGCATCATCGCGAGCGTCGACCAGAATGCGCTGAAGCCCACCGCGATCATGCCTTGCGCGAACGCGGCGCGC is drawn from Trinickia violacea and contains these coding sequences:
- a CDS encoding YaiI/YqxD family protein yields the protein MQVLVDADACPVVVKDMLYRAARRAKVCVTLVANQYLRTPPSPFIKALQVPAGFDAADNRIVELVTKGDLVITADIPLAAAALDKGGYVLDPRGSWFTRENIQERLTMRDVMDQLRSSGVATGGPAPYTPHDSKAFAGQLDRFLARHNKPPGAAA
- a CDS encoding hemerythrin domain-containing protein, encoding MADPLAVWHTEHIHFAALLDTLEEQLTAFHRGEDPDYALMGNILYYMRNYSDRVHHPREDVAYERLAERDPGTLLVVNRLLQEHRVIAAAGEELLNRLNQAAGDEVIPRVALEAAVATYLVYYRHHISTEERDVMPRAAQVLTEQDWAAVDATVPASPDPLFGANVLKRFETLRGQIAQEAQVARDQGQPPGTP
- a CDS encoding flavodoxin domain-containing protein translates to MAKAIVVYFSGYGHTKRVAEAVAEGAGADLIVVDSDGNVDDHGWASLSNADAIILGAPTYMGSVPWQFKKFADATSKKWFTREWQDKVFGGFTNSASFNGDKQVTLIYLQTLASQHGGVWVSLGLPPANTKAATRHDVNNLGGSVGLLVQSPADASVEEMAAGDLETAKLYGARVVDVARRLHG
- a CDS encoding lipoprotein; this encodes MKRPLFILALAVALAACSRNDPDSLVGTWGESVHGQTVPLLKIEKSKGHYVLFTTADGRWIRTTDYVMLASKDDLEQIVRHPVHCDVTGLKSGVAAIFKVPEGWTDGKFSTRSGYFAVTWFGPIELVRL
- a CDS encoding DUF1810 domain-containing protein, with product MDDAYDLQRFVDAQDRVYALVTEELRAGHKRSHWMWFVFPQIEGLGESAMAQRYAISSLAEAQAYLRHPVLGERLRESTRLVNLVEGRSIKEIFGYPDYLKFRSSITLFARATEDNAVFVEALRKYFDGEPDPQTLLRV